One genomic region from Arthrobacter sp. YN encodes:
- a CDS encoding SdpI family protein: MAFQSGVSSVVRVRNSERIVLGAVFSTTMFTIAFLVVAGLLQMLASQVKSGDSKPNYTFGIRSKATLSSERAWNAAHTSALGALKAIPVMLIGFVATLWVIFAVLPKDDSSVPWIFFSGMGFTAIMVALLMHMYYKADSLARRITEGDE, encoded by the coding sequence GTGGCATTTCAATCTGGAGTTTCCTCGGTCGTCCGAGTACGTAACAGTGAAAGGATCGTTTTGGGGGCGGTTTTCAGCACGACAATGTTCACGATTGCGTTCTTGGTTGTAGCAGGCCTACTTCAAATGCTGGCATCGCAGGTTAAGTCCGGCGATTCGAAGCCTAACTATACGTTTGGCATCCGCTCAAAGGCTACTCTGTCGTCTGAGCGTGCATGGAACGCTGCACACACTTCGGCGCTAGGTGCCCTGAAAGCTATTCCGGTGATGCTCATCGGCTTTGTGGCAACACTGTGGGTCATATTCGCAGTACTACCTAAGGATGATTCAAGTGTTCCGTGGATCTTCTTCTCGGGTATGGGGTTCACGGCCATCATGGTGGCCCTGCTCATGCACATGTACTACAAAGCTGATTCGCTGGCTAGACGCATTACTGAGGGCGATGAATAA